The following are encoded in a window of Dictyostelium discoideum AX4 chromosome 6 chromosome, whole genome shotgun sequence genomic DNA:
- the ubqO gene encoding hypothetical protein has translation MQIFVKKVGNSAVSYEFKETDTIERVKAVIEGREGVPIDQQTLSFLGKKLENGRTLGELKIQPGSTINLSLRLRGGN, from the coding sequence ATGCaaatttttgttaaaaaagtTGGTAATTCCGCCGTCTCATACGAATTTAAAGAAACAGATACTATTGAAAGGGTTAAAGCTGTAATTGAAGGAAGAGAAGGTGTTCCAATTGATCAACAAACATTATCTTTCTTAGGTAAAAAATTAGAGAATGGTCGTACTTTAggagaattaaaaattcaaccGGGTTCCACAATCAATTTATCACTTAGATTAAGAGgaggaaattaa